A portion of the Bacteroidales bacterium genome contains these proteins:
- a CDS encoding pyridoxamine 5'-phosphate oxidase family protein, with protein MRRKDKMITDNSLIEYILNSSPVCRLGFVDGEYAYIVPVNYAHSDGYLYIHSARTGKKIELIEKNPKVSFEIEDVSEIIPADKPCGWTTKYRSVMGTGTIRIEQDLPMKKKGLDLIMAKYGAPQPYSYDEKNLDRMVILVVKIETVSGKQSGIFL; from the coding sequence ATGCGGCGTAAGGATAAAATGATCACTGACAATTCCTTAATCGAATACATTCTCAATTCTTCCCCCGTCTGCCGGCTCGGATTTGTCGACGGGGAATACGCCTACATCGTTCCTGTTAATTACGCGCACTCCGATGGTTACCTTTACATCCACTCCGCCCGAACAGGGAAAAAGATTGAGCTGATAGAAAAAAATCCGAAAGTCAGCTTTGAAATCGAAGATGTTTCTGAAATCATTCCTGCTGATAAACCATGCGGATGGACCACAAAATACCGGTCAGTAATGGGAACCGGCACCATACGAATCGAACAGGATCTTCCGATGAAGAAAAAAGGCCTTGACCTGATTATGGCAAAATATGGTGCACCGCAGCCATATAGTTACGACGAAAAGAATCTTGACCGGATGGTAATTCTGGTAGTGAAAATAGAAACAGTTTCCGGAAAACAGTCCGGCATATTTCTTTAA
- the kduI gene encoding 5-dehydro-4-deoxy-D-glucuronate isomerase produces MNIEYEIRYAVHPADFKGYDTERLRKEFLVPGLFVRDKIKMVYSMYDRFIIGGVLPVSSPLLLEPVDALKAPFFLSRREIGIINVGEEGVVKTDGKEYALGFKEALYLGAGARNVVFESRHSSRPARFYFNSAPAHTSYPDKLITRADAEVAELGAPETSNFRRLNKLIVNSIVKTCQLQMGLTELQPGSVWNTMPPHTHARRMEAYFYFEVPGGQAVCHFMGEPTETRHIWMANEEAVLSPQWSIHSAAGTGNYSFIWGMAGENLDYGDMDTVTPDRLR; encoded by the coding sequence ATGAATATTGAATACGAAATCCGTTATGCCGTTCATCCGGCTGATTTCAAAGGGTATGATACAGAGCGCCTTCGGAAGGAATTTCTTGTTCCGGGCCTTTTTGTGCGCGACAAAATCAAAATGGTCTATTCGATGTACGACCGGTTTATCATCGGCGGGGTTCTGCCGGTTTCCTCCCCTTTGCTGCTCGAGCCGGTTGATGCGCTGAAAGCTCCTTTTTTTCTTAGCCGAAGGGAAATCGGAATCATCAATGTCGGGGAAGAGGGTGTTGTTAAAACCGACGGTAAGGAATATGCGCTTGGATTCAAGGAAGCCTTGTACCTGGGAGCAGGCGCAAGGAATGTGGTTTTTGAAAGCCGGCATTCCTCGCGGCCGGCCCGATTCTATTTCAATTCCGCACCAGCGCATACTTCGTATCCCGACAAGCTGATAACACGGGCTGATGCCGAAGTTGCCGAACTCGGTGCACCGGAAACTTCCAATTTCAGGCGGTTAAATAAGCTCATAGTGAACAGTATAGTAAAAACCTGTCAGTTGCAGATGGGATTGACGGAACTTCAGCCGGGCAGTGTATGGAATACCATGCCTCCGCATACCCATGCACGGCGTATGGAAGCCTATTTTTACTTTGAAGTACCCGGGGGCCAGGCGGTTTGTCATTTCATGGGCGAGCCCACGGAAACCCGTCACATCTGGATGGCCAATGAAGAAGCTGTGCTTTCTCCGCAATGGTCGATTCATTCGGCCGCGGGCACCGGCAATTATTCGTTCATATGGGGTATGGCCGGAGAAAATCTTGACTACGGTGATATGGATACAGTAACTCCCGACCGGTTGCGTTAG
- a CDS encoding DUF4861 domain-containing protein: MKYLVILLLVLLSACKPKERTIEVVNTLPVNRTDEPVIIQRQTLERWFHASLKGEQILVLQGKDTIPSQCDDTDGDGAWDECLFFGNVPASSTSEYRLMPVRELPLFRPRTNVRMAKIIEMFKKYEELNEAERIKGTDTKVTSTVYQLEGPGWENDRVAFRNYLDERNGMDIFGKVVDSMVLDFIGRGDDYHSMGPWGMDILKVGNSLGAGAIALLHADTLVRGGIPSRGKYRLITEGPLRSRFVLSCEDWKVGEAKYDLYHTITIWGGTYSYESTVKLKNSGRDTLVAGIVKLHSDTLYVMQDNPKYIILATYDKQAFNGEYLGLGLIVPRDAYLGWNRAPEAGHDVVSTYYAKILAENNRPVTFRFYACWEVSDKRFASREGFIDYMKEEAGKMAFPLQAELK; encoded by the coding sequence ATGAAATATCTGGTTATTCTTTTACTCGTTCTTCTGAGTGCATGCAAACCCAAAGAACGGACAATTGAAGTGGTAAATACTCTGCCCGTTAACCGGACGGATGAGCCTGTCATCATTCAGCGTCAGACGCTTGAACGCTGGTTTCATGCTTCACTGAAAGGAGAACAGATTCTGGTTCTTCAGGGTAAGGATACAATCCCCTCACAATGTGACGATACCGATGGTGATGGTGCATGGGATGAATGCCTTTTTTTCGGTAATGTTCCTGCTTCCAGTACGTCGGAATACAGGTTGATGCCGGTAAGGGAACTTCCCCTTTTCCGCCCGAGAACCAATGTGCGGATGGCGAAGATTATTGAAATGTTCAAGAAATATGAGGAGCTGAACGAGGCGGAACGCATAAAAGGTACTGATACCAAAGTTACTTCCACCGTTTACCAGCTCGAGGGTCCCGGCTGGGAAAACGACAGGGTTGCTTTCCGGAACTACCTGGATGAGCGCAACGGAATGGATATTTTTGGCAAGGTGGTTGACAGTATGGTTCTTGATTTTATCGGAAGGGGCGATGATTATCATTCCATGGGACCCTGGGGGATGGACATACTGAAAGTGGGAAATTCACTTGGTGCAGGGGCAATTGCTCTTTTGCATGCTGATACTCTGGTCCGCGGAGGGATTCCTTCCAGGGGCAAATACCGTTTGATAACGGAAGGCCCGTTGCGTTCGCGCTTTGTTTTATCATGCGAAGACTGGAAGGTAGGTGAAGCGAAGTATGATTTGTACCATACCATTACAATCTGGGGCGGAACCTACAGCTATGAAAGCACAGTAAAGCTGAAAAATTCGGGAAGAGACACTCTGGTCGCCGGGATTGTAAAACTGCACAGCGATACTCTTTATGTGATGCAGGATAATCCGAAGTATATTATCCTGGCAACCTATGACAAACAGGCATTTAACGGGGAATATCTGGGCCTCGGTTTGATCGTTCCGCGCGATGCCTATCTCGGATGGAACAGGGCGCCAGAAGCAGGCCATGATGTTGTTTCAACCTATTATGCAAAGATCCTGGCAGAAAACAACCGACCTGTGACCTTTCGTTTCTATGCGTGCTGGGAAGTGTCTGATAAACGTTTTGCCTCGCGGGAAGGATTTATTGATTATATGAAGGAAGAAGCTGGCAAAATGGCTTTTCCCCTGCAAGCTGAATTAAAATAG
- a CDS encoding LacI family transcriptional regulator, producing MKKRVTIHDIARKLNTTASTVSRALQNHPRISQEMRRKVQQTAREMNYRPDEMAVNLRKGQRNILGVIVPQVDRHFFARVIRGIEEEAGTQGYHILIGQSYEKVEREVHLTEKMGKGVVEGLLISVSLQTRDYQHIQRLIEQEVPLVFFDRVPEEVHADSVVIDDFEAAFQVTEHLIRSGCRNLAHFAGPNHINIYRERSNGFLAAMNQYRLKINTDWMLDNVLTKETGYRAMKFLWSQRIKPDAIVSSGDYSALGALLWCKEYGVEVPGRMCITGFANEPFTSLITPGMTSVEQHGFEMGKKAASLLLERVQGKYSGQDVRKIVIPSELHIRESSSRMVCKANKKQTKPHQ from the coding sequence ATGAAAAAAAGGGTTACTATACACGATATAGCCCGGAAGCTGAATACGACTGCTTCGACCGTTTCGCGTGCTCTTCAGAATCATCCGCGGATAAGCCAGGAAATGCGCCGTAAGGTTCAGCAGACAGCCAGGGAAATGAATTATCGTCCGGATGAGATGGCAGTCAACCTGCGCAAAGGCCAGCGCAACATTCTGGGCGTTATTGTTCCCCAGGTTGACCGCCATTTCTTTGCCCGCGTAATCAGGGGCATTGAGGAAGAGGCTGGGACGCAGGGTTATCACATCCTGATAGGGCAGTCGTATGAGAAGGTTGAACGGGAAGTGCACCTTACCGAAAAAATGGGGAAGGGAGTAGTGGAGGGCCTTCTGATTTCGGTTTCGTTGCAGACAAGAGACTACCAGCATATACAAAGGCTGATTGAGCAGGAAGTGCCTCTGGTTTTTTTTGACCGAGTACCTGAGGAAGTGCATGCCGACTCGGTAGTGATTGATGATTTTGAGGCGGCGTTTCAGGTCACCGAACATCTTATCCGCTCCGGTTGCCGCAATTTGGCTCATTTCGCCGGCCCGAACCATATCAATATCTACCGGGAGCGATCAAACGGTTTTCTGGCCGCCATGAACCAATACCGGCTGAAAATCAATACAGATTGGATGCTGGACAATGTTCTGACAAAGGAAACCGGGTACAGGGCAATGAAATTTCTCTGGAGCCAGAGGATAAAGCCGGATGCCATTGTTTCATCAGGTGATTATTCTGCCCTGGGTGCCCTGCTGTGGTGCAAGGAGTATGGTGTTGAAGTTCCAGGCCGGATGTGTATAACCGGTTTTGCCAATGAGCCTTTTACCTCCCTTATTACACCGGGTATGACTTCTGTTGAGCAGCACGGATTCGAGATGGGGAAAAAAGCTGCTTCCCTGCTTCTGGAGAGGGTACAGGGAAAATATTCCGGACAGGATGTTCGTAAAATAGTCATTCCTTCCGAACTGCATATCAGGGAGTCATCAAGCCGCATGGTGTGCAAGGCAAATAAGAAGCAAACAAAACCTCATCAATAA
- a CDS encoding 4Fe-4S dicluster domain-containing protein, whose protein sequence is MNWQFALHPDHTINLDHNNRSLAQWLEEKEPTSRICMACGSCGGTCTAGQFEPISFRHILLMVRRGETESVRSELTKCMYCGKCTLVCPRGVNTRHILDLLRTMLIN, encoded by the coding sequence ATGAACTGGCAATTTGCTTTACATCCCGATCACACCATCAACCTGGACCACAACAACAGGTCCCTGGCACAATGGCTGGAGGAAAAAGAACCAACGTCGCGGATATGCATGGCGTGCGGTTCCTGCGGAGGAACCTGCACCGCAGGCCAGTTTGAACCAATCAGCTTCCGCCATATTCTGCTTATGGTCCGGCGCGGTGAAACCGAATCGGTCCGCTCTGAACTGACCAAATGCATGTATTGCGGCAAATGCACCCTTGTTTGCCCCCGGGGTGTTAATACACGGCATATCCTTGACCTTCTTCGTACCATGTTAATCAACTGA
- a CDS encoding heterodisulfide reductase subunit B has translation MKIEGKRALWKDYQKAIADDHYFYVRSCVRQTFFPGAEKAFIEIMKNRLGKDLYEEPIHTTCTGIAYHSDIVPLETTMTVVARQFALMTETGYENLAVSCVTSFGVYSEVLETWHHFPETEEKTREMLWKATRREFKKPANVAHASDIIYKFRDQIAAQAVYPLINRKTGKPLRVVEHIGCHYAKMFPHKGVGGAEYPYVLVGMIESWGGEVVDYPERRHCCGFGFRQYLIQANRGYTFSNTKKKFDSMAPYKPDMIITNCPGCPLFLDRGQYAIAELEGITYGENGYGIPVFTFEEVAGLVLGYDPWDLGLQFHQVAVEPLLDKMGIPYDPAMKYAGPGGKFIGSPELPETLKC, from the coding sequence ATGAAAATTGAAGGGAAAAGAGCCCTGTGGAAAGATTACCAGAAAGCCATTGCCGACGACCATTATTTTTATGTACGTTCCTGTGTGCGGCAAACCTTTTTTCCCGGAGCGGAAAAGGCGTTCATTGAAATCATGAAAAATCGGCTGGGAAAAGACCTTTATGAGGAACCGATTCACACTACCTGTACGGGCATTGCCTATCATTCCGATATAGTTCCCCTGGAAACCACCATGACGGTTGTGGCCCGTCAGTTTGCCCTTATGACGGAAACCGGTTACGAGAACCTGGCAGTATCATGCGTAACATCGTTTGGGGTGTATTCCGAAGTACTTGAAACCTGGCATCATTTTCCGGAAACCGAAGAAAAAACGAGGGAGATGTTATGGAAAGCCACCCGCAGGGAATTCAAAAAGCCTGCCAATGTGGCTCATGCCAGCGATATTATATACAAATTCCGCGATCAGATCGCTGCCCAGGCTGTATATCCGCTGATAAACCGGAAAACCGGCAAACCTCTCCGTGTTGTGGAACATATTGGCTGCCACTATGCCAAAATGTTCCCGCATAAAGGCGTTGGAGGCGCCGAATACCCCTATGTTCTGGTGGGTATGATAGAATCCTGGGGCGGTGAAGTGGTGGACTACCCCGAACGCCGCCATTGCTGCGGATTCGGATTCAGGCAGTATCTCATTCAGGCTAACAGGGGGTACACTTTTTCCAACACCAAAAAGAAATTCGATTCCATGGCCCCTTACAAGCCTGATATGATCATTACCAACTGCCCAGGTTGCCCTTTGTTTCTTGACCGAGGCCAGTATGCCATTGCGGAACTGGAAGGTATTACTTACGGAGAAAATGGTTACGGAATACCTGTTTTTACGTTTGAAGAAGTGGCCGGGCTCGTTTTAGGCTATGACCCATGGGATCTTGGCCTGCAGTTTCATCAGGTTGCCGTGGAGCCATTGCTCGACAAAATGGGTATCCCCTACGATCCGGCCATGAAATATGCAGGGCCGGGCGGAAAGTTCATCGGAAGCCCTGAATTGCCGGAAACACTTAAATGCTGA
- a CDS encoding CoB--CoM heterodisulfide reductase iron-sulfur subunit A family protein has translation MHTRKHIVVIGGGVAGMESAIHLCDMGYEVTLVEKQDQLGGHVLKWDFLFPDHRPAYEITNELCPAVEEKANIKLQTEVKNIVKQNGHFEVALSDGEILTADALLVATGFDLFDAHKKEEYGYGIYDNVITAAELEERFQNKIPIRTAAGKKPARVGFVHCVGSRDEKVGNEYCSKVCCVTAVKQAMRVKESLPGCEVFCFYMDLRMFGRYFEDLYREAQEKWGVQFIRGRLSEAAEDIDHRIIVKLEDTLAGRPLRMAVDLLVLLTGFVPSEGTKRMAAMLNLPLGNDRFIKPSDEHLRRNLTPVPGVFVTGASSGPRSISESISDARAAALEIAAWFNHQTQHAVK, from the coding sequence ATGCATACCCGAAAACACATCGTTGTAATAGGAGGAGGAGTGGCCGGAATGGAATCAGCCATTCATCTGTGCGATATGGGCTACGAAGTTACGCTGGTCGAAAAACAAGACCAGCTGGGCGGTCATGTTCTTAAATGGGATTTTCTGTTCCCTGACCATCGTCCGGCATATGAAATAACCAATGAACTATGCCCGGCTGTTGAAGAAAAAGCGAACATAAAACTTCAGACAGAAGTAAAAAATATTGTCAAACAAAACGGGCACTTCGAGGTAGCCCTGTCTGACGGAGAAATCCTGACCGCCGATGCCCTTCTGGTTGCCACTGGTTTTGACCTCTTTGATGCACATAAGAAGGAAGAATACGGCTACGGTATTTACGATAATGTAATTACGGCCGCAGAACTGGAAGAACGTTTTCAGAACAAAATTCCCATCCGCACAGCTGCCGGAAAAAAACCTGCGCGTGTTGGTTTTGTCCATTGTGTCGGTTCCCGGGATGAAAAAGTCGGAAACGAATATTGCTCCAAGGTCTGCTGTGTAACGGCCGTAAAACAGGCTATGCGTGTCAAGGAAAGCCTTCCCGGCTGCGAAGTGTTTTGTTTTTACATGGATCTCCGGATGTTCGGCCGGTATTTTGAAGATCTCTACCGCGAGGCCCAGGAAAAGTGGGGCGTACAGTTTATCCGCGGACGTCTTTCAGAAGCGGCCGAAGATATAGACCATCGGATTATTGTCAAGCTGGAAGACACCCTGGCCGGACGTCCTCTGCGCATGGCCGTTGATCTGCTCGTCCTGCTTACCGGTTTTGTTCCCTCCGAAGGGACAAAACGAATGGCAGCCATGCTGAACCTGCCTCTGGGGAATGACCGTTTCATAAAGCCATCCGACGAGCATCTGCGGCGTAACCTCACCCCTGTGCCGGGGGTATTCGTCACCGGGGCTTCATCAGGCCCCCGCAGCATTTCTGAATCAATAAGCGATGCACGGGCAGCAGCCCTTGAAATTGCCGCCTGGTTTAATCATCAAACCCAACATGCAGTAAAATGA
- a CDS encoding (Fe-S)-binding protein, with translation MGFDLFVIPFTAGLAFLLVWFFYKTAVWLYHLSRVDRILLKRGIFSGKTIRSVKEVILESLLHRKIFRTNPLLGYMHMSLAFGWFLLIVAGNVEAMIYRPAAIHPPYYPIFFRFFEPEAAGFPGEKAFEFIMDFLLLFILSGVALALFKRIRSRALGMKKTTRLLWYDRLALYSLWCIFPFRLLAESVTSGIYQTGGVITGSLGNFLSGLIPLQSFEYPAWWAYSLALGLFFVALPFSRYMHIPTEVVLIFLRNYGIRTRNAYSSFSEIEVYSCSRCGICIDPCPMSAAAGIQNIQSVYMIRNIRYHTPDEDVLDNCLMCGRCNIACPVGIITTDLRAIARTEEHFPVNPQRNIAAKPTPHHEVIYFAGCMGQLTPAVTQSMEAIMQQAGEDYFFLDKEESICCGRPLALAGRIAEAKQLMEINRDKILSSGARILVTSCPICYKVFREEYHLPITVMHHTQYLYRLLMQGRIRLRSRNISLAYHDPCELGRGSGIYEEPRQVLKHAGILTPTASEKEKSICCGGSLGNTVLGQKKRREITKYSLENLTINNPDTIVTSCPLCKKTFAQSSDRPVRDIAEVVKSALFRDNDNSRLSENLMIPAEEFLF, from the coding sequence ATGGGTTTCGATCTGTTTGTTATACCGTTTACTGCCGGACTTGCTTTTCTTCTGGTCTGGTTCTTTTACAAAACCGCCGTATGGCTTTATCACCTCAGCCGTGTTGACCGGATCCTGTTAAAAAGAGGTATCTTTTCGGGTAAAACCATCCGGTCAGTTAAGGAAGTTATTCTGGAAAGCCTGCTCCACAGAAAGATCTTCCGTACCAATCCCCTGCTCGGGTATATGCATATGAGCCTCGCCTTCGGATGGTTTCTTCTGATCGTTGCCGGCAATGTGGAAGCAATGATTTACAGGCCAGCGGCCATTCACCCTCCATATTATCCGATTTTTTTCCGCTTTTTCGAGCCTGAGGCAGCCGGATTTCCGGGAGAAAAGGCTTTCGAATTCATCATGGATTTTTTGTTGCTGTTCATTCTCAGCGGAGTAGCGCTCGCCCTGTTTAAAAGAATTCGTTCCCGCGCCCTCGGGATGAAAAAAACAACCCGTTTGCTCTGGTACGACCGTCTGGCACTATACTCCCTCTGGTGCATTTTCCCTTTCCGGCTGCTTGCCGAAAGCGTTACATCCGGAATTTACCAGACAGGGGGTGTTATCACAGGGTCTCTGGGGAATTTCCTGAGCGGACTGATCCCACTGCAATCGTTCGAATATCCCGCATGGTGGGCTTATTCTCTTGCCCTTGGGTTGTTTTTTGTTGCTCTGCCTTTCAGCCGGTATATGCATATTCCCACCGAAGTTGTTCTGATCTTTTTAAGGAACTACGGAATCCGCACCCGAAATGCCTATTCATCCTTTTCCGAAATCGAAGTGTATTCCTGCTCCCGTTGCGGCATCTGCATCGATCCGTGTCCTATGTCGGCAGCTGCCGGAATACAGAACATCCAGAGCGTTTATATGATCCGGAATATCCGTTATCATACCCCCGACGAAGATGTACTTGATAACTGTCTGATGTGCGGCCGGTGCAACATTGCATGTCCTGTAGGGATTATCACAACTGACCTTCGTGCAATTGCCCGCACGGAAGAGCATTTTCCCGTAAACCCGCAACGGAATATCGCCGCAAAACCCACACCGCACCACGAAGTGATTTATTTTGCCGGCTGTATGGGTCAGCTCACGCCCGCCGTCACACAGTCAATGGAAGCCATTATGCAGCAGGCCGGAGAGGATTATTTCTTCCTCGACAAGGAAGAAAGTATCTGCTGCGGCAGGCCCCTTGCATTAGCCGGCCGCATTGCCGAAGCGAAGCAACTTATGGAAATAAACAGGGACAAAATACTTTCCTCCGGAGCCCGCATCCTGGTTACTTCCTGCCCCATTTGCTACAAAGTGTTCCGGGAAGAATACCACCTGCCGATAACGGTTATGCACCATACCCAATACCTGTACCGTCTGCTGATGCAGGGACGAATCCGCCTGCGGAGCCGGAACATTTCGCTCGCCTACCACGATCCCTGCGAACTGGGCCGAGGAAGCGGAATATACGAAGAACCCCGTCAGGTATTGAAGCACGCAGGCATTCTTACCCCTACCGCCTCAGAAAAGGAAAAAAGCATCTGCTGCGGCGGAAGCCTGGGAAATACAGTCCTCGGACAGAAAAAACGCCGCGAAATTACGAAATACAGCCTGGAAAACCTTACCATCAACAATCCCGATACCATTGTTACATCCTGTCCCCTCTGCAAGAAAACCTTTGCACAAAGTTCCGACCGACCGGTACGCGACATTGCCGAAGTAGTTAAATCGGCCTTGTTCAGAGATAATGACAATTCCAGACTATCTGAAAACCTTATGATTCCGGCCGAGGAATTTTTATTCTGA
- a CDS encoding 4Fe-4S dicluster domain-containing protein: MENLYERLQKDVRFVEGLKACINCGTCTAICPAAAFYNYDPRKIAMMVQRKDEQELEELLKSDTIWYCGECMSCKTRCPRGNTPGLIIAALRGLSQDLGYFIESEKGRQQLAIKRTVGDWSVNYGYCLYLEGVGTDLHPEQGPVWDWIQKNWNEVYKRIGANYQGDGPGALRKIPEETLNEIKRIFDVTGATERFEKVEKLSAKKAAELKMDIGEGRTSEYFLHVYNTNNNKHYRS, encoded by the coding sequence ATGGAAAATCTTTATGAGAGACTGCAAAAGGATGTACGTTTTGTCGAAGGACTCAAAGCCTGCATCAATTGCGGTACCTGCACAGCCATTTGTCCCGCTGCAGCTTTTTACAATTACGACCCCCGCAAAATAGCCATGATGGTTCAGCGCAAAGATGAACAGGAGCTGGAAGAGCTTCTGAAAAGCGACACCATCTGGTATTGCGGTGAATGCATGTCGTGCAAAACACGCTGTCCGCGCGGCAATACTCCCGGGCTCATCATTGCTGCCCTTCGCGGATTATCGCAGGACCTGGGGTATTTCATTGAATCAGAAAAAGGCCGTCAACAACTGGCTATTAAGAGAACCGTTGGCGACTGGTCGGTGAACTATGGCTATTGCCTTTATCTTGAAGGAGTTGGAACCGATCTTCATCCCGAACAAGGGCCTGTATGGGACTGGATACAAAAAAACTGGAATGAAGTTTATAAACGGATAGGGGCCAATTATCAGGGAGACGGACCAGGTGCCCTTCGAAAAATTCCCGAAGAAACCCTGAACGAAATCAAGCGCATCTTCGATGTTACCGGTGCAACAGAACGCTTCGAAAAAGTAGAAAAACTCTCGGCAAAGAAGGCGGCAGAATTGAAAATGGACATAGGAGAAGGCCGTACCAGTGAGTATTTCCTGCATGTATACAATACCAACAACAACAAACACTACCGATCATGA
- a CDS encoding gluconate 5-dehydrogenase yields MNYMELFSLKGKTALVTGGTHGLGMAIGKALAGAGARLVINDLSREKLDHAVKQYAAEGVDVLSYVADVTREQSVMDMLDSIERDHGPVDILVNNAGIIKRIPALEMSVEDYEQVLKVDLTGPFIVSKQVAKRMVARNSGGKIINMCSMMSEMGRSTVSAYAAAKGGLKMLTKNLATEWAKYNIQVNGIGPGYFATEQTAPIRVNGHPFNEFIIHRTPAGRWGVPDDLAGAAIFLASPASDFITGQVIYVDGGILATIGKAYSESY; encoded by the coding sequence ATGAATTACATGGAATTGTTTTCACTGAAAGGAAAAACAGCCCTGGTTACTGGCGGAACCCACGGACTGGGCATGGCTATTGGAAAGGCTCTGGCAGGTGCCGGTGCAAGGCTCGTAATCAATGATCTGAGCCGTGAGAAGCTTGATCACGCTGTTAAGCAGTATGCTGCCGAAGGAGTGGATGTGCTCTCCTATGTTGCCGACGTTACACGGGAACAATCGGTAATGGATATGCTTGATTCCATTGAAAGGGATCATGGACCTGTTGATATTCTGGTGAACAACGCCGGGATTATTAAGAGAATTCCGGCACTGGAAATGTCTGTGGAAGATTACGAACAGGTTCTGAAAGTGGACCTGACGGGGCCGTTTATTGTGTCAAAACAGGTTGCCAAACGAATGGTTGCAAGGAATTCAGGCGGTAAAATTATCAATATGTGTTCCATGATGAGTGAAATGGGTCGCAGTACGGTCAGCGCCTATGCCGCAGCCAAGGGTGGGCTGAAAATGCTGACCAAAAATCTTGCAACCGAATGGGCAAAGTACAATATCCAGGTAAACGGAATCGGTCCGGGTTATTTTGCAACCGAACAAACTGCTCCTATACGGGTGAACGGACATCCTTTCAATGAGTTCATTATTCACCGTACTCCGGCAGGTAGGTGGGGCGTGCCGGACGATCTGGCTGGGGCGGCTATTTTTCTCGCTTCACCGGCTTCTGATTTCATTACCGGGCAGGTCATTTATGTTGACGGAGGCATCCTGGCTACCATCGGAAAAGCCTATTCGGAATCGTATTAG